In a genomic window of Halobiforma lacisalsi AJ5:
- a CDS encoding HAD family hydrolase, which produces MSDATNTETYDAVFWDIGGVILDLESVGRAHAAFVDWLCERYDLEIDREEAVETWRATVGQHFREREGTAFRSAREGYAKGVSAVVGEPVSESAWKPAFDERVRGAIEPVPGAVEAVDRLATTDYHVGVVSDVDDHEGKRILEAFGIRDRFDSITTSEEVGRTKPDPAIFETALEKAGVAPDRALMIGDRYDHDVAGADAAGMDGVAFGAEDGPAVAYRIDSPLEMLEILGIGGE; this is translated from the coding sequence ATGAGCGACGCGACGAACACCGAAACGTACGACGCCGTCTTCTGGGACATCGGCGGCGTGATCCTCGACCTCGAGTCGGTCGGGCGGGCCCACGCCGCGTTCGTCGACTGGCTCTGCGAGCGCTACGACCTCGAGATCGACCGGGAGGAAGCGGTCGAAACCTGGCGGGCAACGGTCGGGCAGCACTTCCGCGAGCGGGAGGGAACGGCATTCAGATCCGCCCGGGAGGGGTACGCCAAGGGCGTCAGCGCCGTCGTCGGCGAGCCGGTGTCGGAATCGGCGTGGAAACCCGCCTTCGACGAGCGCGTTCGCGGGGCGATCGAACCCGTCCCGGGCGCGGTGGAGGCGGTCGACCGACTCGCCACGACCGACTACCACGTCGGCGTCGTCAGCGACGTCGACGATCACGAGGGGAAACGGATCCTCGAGGCCTTCGGGATCCGCGACCGGTTCGACTCGATCACGACCTCCGAGGAGGTGGGCCGGACGAAACCCGACCCCGCGATCTTCGAGACCGCGCTCGAGAAGGCCGGCGTCGCGCCCGATAGAGCGCTCATGATCGGCGACCGCTACGACCACGACGTCGCTGGAGCCGACGCCGCGGGCATGGACGGCGTCGCCTTCGGCGCGGAGGACGGCCCTGCGGTCGCCTACCGGATCGACTCGCCGCTCGAGATGCTCGAAATCCTCGGGATCGGCGGCGAGTGA
- a CDS encoding winged helix-turn-helix domain-containing protein → MTDDPILSPDPPEWDFKDRDIAILCELSNDPQLSSRELTDVLEAEYGIDVSHVTVSESIRRMRDEGVFREAIIPNEEYYIFALFEFKFNTENFADGWRDAMEYIESDKHTLFFFLSDGEYQWKTVMMFRTRQQVSKWIHEFYKEHGAVISNLRNSAVHNVLKFRTDPEIYEDLRPDGDGE, encoded by the coding sequence ATGACCGACGACCCGATCCTGAGCCCCGATCCCCCGGAGTGGGACTTCAAGGATCGCGACATCGCGATCCTCTGTGAGCTCTCGAACGATCCGCAACTCTCCTCGCGGGAGTTGACCGACGTCCTCGAGGCGGAGTACGGTATCGACGTCTCCCACGTCACGGTCAGCGAGTCGATCCGGCGGATGCGCGACGAGGGGGTCTTCCGCGAGGCGATCATCCCCAACGAGGAGTACTACATCTTCGCGCTGTTCGAGTTCAAGTTCAACACGGAGAACTTCGCGGACGGGTGGCGCGACGCGATGGAGTACATCGAGTCGGACAAGCACACCCTCTTTTTCTTCCTCTCGGACGGCGAGTACCAGTGGAAGACGGTGATGATGTTCCGAACCCGCCAGCAGGTCTCGAAGTGGATCCACGAGTTCTACAAGGAACACGGGGCCGTGATCTCGAACCTGCGAAACTCAGCGGTTCACAACGTGCTCAAGTTCCGGACGGATCCGGAGATTTACGAGGACCTGCGGCCCGACGGCGACGGCGAGTGA
- a CDS encoding SDR family NAD(P)-dependent oxidoreductase, which translates to MSTSQFSVDGEVAVVTGASSGIGEAIAKSFADDGVDVVICSREQENVDPVAEEIAESDRPGEALAVECDVTDREAVDALVEATVEEFDGLDVLINNAGASFMANFDDISENGWKTIVDINLHGTYNCIQAAADHLKDGGGSVVNFASVAGQQGAPYMSHYGAAKAAVVNLTTTLAYEWASEDVRVNCIAPGFVATAGVESQMGISADDVDRSAVERRMGTVEEIADLTQFLASPASSYIVGETITARGVPDVMESPDV; encoded by the coding sequence ATGAGTACGTCCCAGTTCAGCGTCGACGGAGAGGTCGCCGTCGTCACCGGGGCCTCGAGCGGGATCGGGGAGGCGATCGCGAAGTCGTTCGCGGACGACGGGGTCGACGTCGTCATCTGCTCGCGCGAACAGGAGAACGTCGATCCGGTCGCCGAGGAGATCGCGGAGAGCGACCGGCCGGGCGAGGCGCTGGCCGTCGAGTGCGACGTAACCGACCGGGAGGCGGTCGACGCCCTGGTTGAGGCGACCGTCGAGGAGTTCGACGGCCTCGACGTACTGATCAACAACGCCGGGGCCTCGTTCATGGCCAACTTCGACGACATCTCCGAGAACGGCTGGAAGACGATCGTCGACATCAACCTCCACGGCACGTACAACTGCATTCAGGCGGCCGCCGACCATCTCAAGGACGGCGGCGGCTCCGTGGTCAACTTCGCGAGCGTGGCGGGCCAGCAGGGAGCGCCGTACATGAGCCACTACGGAGCCGCGAAGGCGGCCGTCGTCAACCTCACGACGACGCTGGCCTACGAGTGGGCGAGCGAGGACGTCCGCGTCAACTGTATCGCACCCGGGTTCGTCGCGACGGCGGGCGTCGAAAGCCAGATGGGCATCTCGGCCGACGACGTCGACCGCTCGGCTGTCGAACGCCGGATGGGGACCGTCGAGGAGATCGCCGACCTGACCCAGTTCCTCGCCAGTCCAGCGTCGTCGTACATCGTCGGCGAGACGATCACGGCGCGGGGCGTCCCGGACGTCATGGAGTCGCCGGACGTCTAG
- a CDS encoding phosphotransferase family protein, with protein sequence MSEDYYERLVDEEALAAYLTDHLGDVDDGEYAVERHQAGHSNETLFVTWGDRELVVRRPPPGETAETAHDVLREYRVTEALVDTDVPVPEPLLACEDHDVIGSDFYVMERLEGEVLREAEPDAFADADSRRRIGEELVDTLAAIHDVDYEAVGLADFGHPPGYTERQVERWGQQLMWAFDTTAEEREVPDLYEVGAWLQDNVPEDHPHTLVHGDYKLDNVMFGTDDGRPELIGVFDWEMATLGDPRADLGWMLSYWRDPKDPDPVVPELTTTFMERDGYPTRQELVDRWESRTGFTFEHERFYRALAVYKLAALGEMFFRRYLEGNSDDPMYPKMEDRVPALAARAKRIIEGDEPL encoded by the coding sequence ATGAGCGAGGACTACTACGAGCGGCTGGTCGACGAGGAGGCCCTGGCCGCGTACCTGACCGACCACCTCGGCGACGTCGACGACGGGGAGTACGCCGTCGAGCGCCACCAGGCCGGCCACTCCAACGAGACCCTGTTCGTCACGTGGGGCGACCGCGAACTCGTCGTTCGCCGGCCCCCGCCGGGCGAGACGGCCGAGACTGCCCACGACGTGCTCCGGGAGTACCGCGTGACGGAGGCGCTGGTCGACACCGACGTTCCCGTCCCCGAACCCCTGCTCGCCTGCGAGGACCACGACGTCATCGGCAGCGACTTCTACGTGATGGAGCGACTCGAGGGCGAGGTCCTGCGCGAGGCCGAACCCGACGCGTTCGCCGACGCCGATTCCCGACGACGGATCGGCGAGGAACTGGTCGACACGCTGGCCGCGATCCACGACGTCGACTACGAGGCCGTCGGCCTCGCGGACTTTGGCCATCCGCCGGGCTACACCGAACGGCAGGTCGAGCGCTGGGGGCAACAACTCATGTGGGCGTTCGATACGACCGCCGAGGAACGCGAGGTGCCGGACCTCTACGAGGTCGGGGCGTGGCTCCAGGACAACGTCCCCGAGGACCACCCGCATACGCTCGTCCACGGGGATTACAAACTCGACAACGTGATGTTCGGGACCGACGACGGCCGCCCGGAACTGATCGGCGTCTTCGACTGGGAGATGGCGACGCTCGGCGACCCGCGTGCGGATCTGGGGTGGATGCTCTCGTACTGGCGGGACCCGAAGGACCCCGATCCCGTGGTGCCCGAACTGACGACGACGTTCATGGAGCGAGACGGGTATCCAACCCGCCAGGAGTTGGTCGACCGCTGGGAGTCCCGCACCGGCTTTACCTTCGAGCACGAGCGGTTCTACCGCGCGCTTGCGGTCTACAAGCTCGCGGCGCTGGGCGAGATGTTCTTCCGGCGCTACCTCGAGGGCAACAGCGACGATCCGATGTACCCGAAGATGGAGGACCGCGTTCCAGCGCTGGCCGCGCGGGCGAAGCGGATCATCGAGGGCGACGAGCCGCTGTGA
- a CDS encoding AIR synthase family protein, whose amino-acid sequence MPGKVPPDELFAHVFERTGEADVDETVLQGPADGEDAAAIDWPGGDLVVSSDPISLAASQVGNLGVHVACNDVAASGADPRWLTVVVLLPDETADLEAITRDIDAAASEVGASVVGGHSEYVDQLERPLVSLTAMGATESFVPTGGAEPGDAVLLTKAAGIEGTAILAADFAADLEVDSETVDRAGAFLEEISVVPDGRAVREFATAMHDPTEGGVAAGLLEIARASGVRLEIDREAVPVREETERLCAAAGVDPLRIFGSGALLATVPGERRNEALEALSSAGIEAATVGTVAEGEPELVLDDVVIGEPVADDLYPLWAAADATE is encoded by the coding sequence ATGCCGGGGAAGGTACCACCCGACGAGTTGTTCGCACACGTCTTCGAGCGGACGGGAGAGGCCGACGTCGACGAGACCGTCCTCCAGGGACCCGCTGACGGGGAGGATGCCGCTGCCATCGACTGGCCCGGCGGCGACCTCGTCGTGAGTTCCGACCCGATCTCGCTCGCGGCCTCGCAGGTCGGCAACCTCGGCGTCCACGTCGCCTGCAACGACGTCGCCGCGTCGGGTGCCGACCCCCGGTGGCTCACCGTCGTCGTCCTCCTGCCCGACGAGACCGCCGACCTCGAGGCGATCACCCGCGACATAGACGCCGCCGCGAGCGAGGTCGGCGCGTCGGTCGTCGGCGGCCACTCGGAGTACGTCGACCAGCTCGAGCGGCCGCTCGTCTCGCTGACCGCGATGGGGGCGACCGAGTCGTTCGTTCCCACCGGCGGAGCCGAGCCGGGCGATGCCGTCCTGCTCACGAAAGCGGCGGGGATCGAGGGCACCGCGATCCTGGCGGCCGACTTCGCGGCGGACCTCGAGGTTGATTCCGAAACCGTCGATCGGGCGGGCGCCTTCCTCGAGGAGATCAGCGTCGTCCCGGACGGTCGGGCCGTCCGCGAGTTCGCGACGGCGATGCACGATCCGACCGAGGGCGGCGTCGCCGCCGGCTTGCTCGAGATCGCACGTGCCTCCGGAGTTCGGCTCGAGATCGACCGCGAGGCGGTGCCCGTCCGCGAGGAGACCGAACGGCTCTGTGCGGCCGCGGGGGTCGATCCGCTCCGGATCTTCGGCTCCGGCGCGTTGCTCGCGACGGTGCCCGGCGAACGCCGAAATGAGGCCCTCGAGGCGCTTTCGTCGGCAGGTATCGAGGCTGCGACCGTCGGAACGGTTGCCGAGGGCGAGCCCGAACTGGTCCTCGACGACGTGGTGATCGGAGAGCCCGTAGCGGACGATCTCTATCCGCTCTGGGCGGCCGCCGACGCGACGGAGTAG